One Cellulomonas taurus genomic region harbors:
- a CDS encoding glutamyl-tRNA reductase has translation MVLLSLAASHQDLDLSVLERLSADAHAVGREVVSGLAPISGAVVLATCNRFELYLDVDDTADPESVDVAAAAAMSVVAERSGYPAQRVSDALTPVTGTAVAEHLFAVASGLESMVVGEREIAGQVRRALTTARRDGTTTSGLEGLFQAASRTSRAVGAHTGLGAAGRSVVGVALDLVEAALPDWSQVRCLLIGTGSYAGASLAAVKARGCTDITVYSASGRAGRFAADRGVDAATSDLAGALAGIDLVVACSGAAGSLLDADTVRRGTGGPLAVVDLALQHDVDPEVGTLPGVTLVGLATVAEHAPGDTSATVADARRIVAEEVHTFESELRTREWDPPVVAERRRVMAELARVSAQLSPRSARSLRRRVRTAMHKPTVRARTAARVGDTASYAAGLAELAAIDVPALVSGAGAGAAALG, from the coding sequence GTGGTGCTGCTCTCGCTGGCAGCGAGCCATCAGGACCTCGACCTGTCCGTGCTGGAGCGGCTGTCCGCCGACGCGCACGCGGTCGGCCGGGAGGTCGTGAGCGGACTCGCCCCGATTTCCGGTGCCGTCGTTCTCGCGACGTGCAACCGGTTCGAGTTGTACCTGGATGTCGACGACACCGCCGACCCCGAGTCGGTGGACGTGGCCGCCGCCGCCGCGATGTCGGTGGTCGCCGAGCGCTCCGGTTATCCGGCGCAGCGGGTGTCCGACGCGCTCACCCCGGTCACCGGCACCGCGGTCGCCGAGCACCTGTTCGCCGTCGCCTCCGGACTGGAGTCGATGGTGGTCGGGGAGCGCGAGATCGCCGGTCAGGTCCGTCGCGCCCTCACCACCGCCCGCCGGGACGGCACCACCACCTCCGGGCTGGAGGGACTGTTCCAGGCCGCCAGCCGCACGTCGCGTGCCGTGGGCGCCCACACCGGACTGGGTGCCGCCGGGCGGTCCGTCGTCGGGGTGGCCCTGGACCTGGTCGAAGCGGCGCTGCCCGACTGGTCGCAGGTGCGCTGCCTGCTGATCGGCACCGGCTCCTACGCGGGGGCCAGCCTCGCCGCGGTGAAGGCCCGCGGCTGCACCGACATCACCGTCTACTCCGCCAGCGGTCGCGCCGGGCGGTTCGCCGCGGATCGTGGCGTGGACGCCGCCACCAGTGACCTGGCCGGTGCGCTGGCCGGGATCGACCTGGTGGTGGCCTGCTCCGGTGCCGCCGGATCGCTGCTGGACGCCGACACGGTGCGCCGGGGGACCGGCGGACCGCTGGCCGTGGTCGACCTGGCGCTGCAGCACGACGTGGACCCCGAGGTCGGCACCCTGCCCGGTGTCACCCTGGTCGGGCTGGCCACGGTCGCCGAGCACGCACCGGGCGACACTTCCGCGACGGTGGCCGATGCCCGCCGGATCGTCGCCGAGGAGGTGCACACCTTCGAGTCCGAGCTGCGCACCCGCGAGTGGGACCCGCCGGTGGTCGCCGAGCGCCGCCGGGTGATGGCCGAGCTCGCCCGGGTCAGCGCCCAGCTGAGCCCGCGGTCGGCACGGTCGCTGCGCCGCCGGGTGCGCACCGCGATGCACAAGCCGACGGTCCGCGCCCGCACCGCCGCCCGGGTCGGTGACACCGCCAGCTACGCCGCCGGCCTGGCCGAGCTGGCGGCGATCGACGTGCCGGCCCTGGTCAGCGGCGCCGGCGCCGGGGCCGCAGCCCTGGGCTGA
- the hemE gene encoding uroporphyrinogen decarboxylase has product MSTPSRPLPSLPDGTGLPADHPLVDGRTGSAPLIDAYRGRRPSRRPVWFMRQAGRSLPEYRASRAGTEMLDACLTPELAAEITLQPVRRHDVDAGIFFSDIVVPLKLAGVDVRIEPGVGPVFGSPVRTAAEVDRLLAEHPAESLDGTALSPITEAVALTVAELGGTPLIGFAGAPFTLAAYLVEGRPSRDHLAARTLMHGDPETWARLTGWAADVAGRFLRAQILAGASAVQLFDSWAGSLSLENYLRSVGPASHRTLRHVADLGVPRVHFGTGTGELLAAMRDVGADVVGVDDRLPLDEAVRRLGGDVPVQGNIDPALLAAPWPVLEAHVREVVARGATAPGHVVNLGHGVPPTTDPDVLTRVVALVHALD; this is encoded by the coding sequence CTGTCGACTCCGTCACGTCCGCTGCCCAGCCTGCCCGACGGGACAGGTCTCCCGGCCGACCATCCGCTGGTCGACGGCCGCACCGGCTCCGCCCCGTTGATCGATGCCTACCGAGGTCGCAGGCCCAGCCGCCGCCCGGTGTGGTTCATGCGCCAGGCGGGTCGTTCGCTGCCTGAGTACCGCGCCTCCCGCGCCGGGACCGAGATGCTGGACGCCTGCCTCACCCCGGAACTGGCCGCGGAGATCACCCTGCAGCCGGTCCGTCGCCACGACGTGGACGCCGGGATCTTCTTCTCCGACATCGTCGTCCCGCTCAAGCTGGCCGGGGTGGACGTGCGGATCGAGCCCGGCGTCGGGCCGGTATTCGGGTCGCCGGTGCGCACCGCCGCCGAGGTGGACCGCCTGCTGGCCGAGCACCCCGCCGAGTCGCTGGACGGCACCGCGCTGTCCCCGATCACCGAGGCCGTGGCACTCACCGTCGCCGAACTGGGCGGCACCCCGCTGATCGGCTTCGCCGGGGCGCCGTTCACGCTGGCGGCGTACCTGGTCGAGGGGCGGCCGTCCCGGGATCACCTGGCGGCCCGGACCCTGATGCACGGCGACCCGGAGACCTGGGCCCGGCTGACCGGGTGGGCAGCGGACGTGGCCGGCCGGTTCCTGCGGGCGCAGATCCTGGCCGGGGCCAGCGCCGTGCAGCTCTTCGACTCCTGGGCCGGATCGCTGTCGCTGGAGAACTACCTGCGCTCGGTCGGCCCCGCCTCGCACCGCACGCTGCGCCACGTCGCCGACCTGGGTGTGCCGCGGGTGCACTTCGGCACCGGCACCGGCGAGCTGCTGGCGGCGATGCGGGACGTCGGCGCCGATGTGGTCGGGGTGGACGACCGGCTGCCGCTGGACGAGGCGGTGCGACGCCTCGGGGGTGACGTACCGGTGCAGGGCAACATCGATCCCGCCCTGCTCGCCGCCCCGTGGCCGGTGCTGGAGGCGCACGTCCGGGAGGTGGTGGCCCGCGGGGCCACCGCGCCGGGCCACGTGGTGAACCTCGGGCACGGGGTGCCGCCGACCACCGACCCCGACGTGCTCACCCGGGTGGTCGCCCTGGTGCACGCCCTCGACTGA
- a CDS encoding protoporphyrinogen/coproporphyrinogen oxidase, whose amino-acid sequence MTQAGDDWDAIVVGAGVAGLVAARELATAGLRTLVLESWSSPGGVVGRHEVDGLTLDAGAESFATRGGAVAELAGELGLTAAVVSPEPYGAWVRLPRGAGPLPRTGLLGIPAHPFAPDVRRTIGWLGSLRAAADRLLPASHGIRPDDQVTTLGDLVRARMGRRVLDRLVRPVVAGVHAAEPEAIAADAVAPGLVASARAAGSLSLAVRALRANIPAGSAVSSLSGGLHTLVDALVEDVRARGGELRCGAAVTAVHRVPGAARFRVESQGHVLTAPRLVVASPTATTLLTDVAPDLAGLHTDPGADIVLATLVLDAPELDGHPRGTGVLVAHGVPEVRAKALTHATAKWRWLAELAGPGRHVVRLSYGRAGEGAPDVPADLDGLTDLALRDASSILGVALDRDRLRASARVTWRQGLPVPSAAHRETVRRVRDAVSEVPGLAVVGAWVSGNGLASVVPDARRVAAALAEVDPWTTSSAASTRRNR is encoded by the coding sequence ATGACGCAGGCCGGCGACGACTGGGACGCGATCGTGGTCGGGGCCGGGGTGGCGGGGCTGGTGGCCGCCCGTGAGCTGGCGACCGCCGGGCTGCGCACCCTGGTGCTGGAGTCCTGGTCCTCCCCCGGCGGCGTGGTCGGACGGCACGAGGTCGACGGTCTGACCCTGGATGCCGGAGCCGAGTCCTTCGCCACCCGGGGCGGTGCGGTCGCCGAGCTGGCGGGCGAACTAGGGCTGACCGCCGCGGTCGTGTCGCCCGAGCCCTACGGCGCCTGGGTCCGCCTGCCCCGCGGCGCCGGTCCGCTGCCCCGCACCGGCCTGCTCGGCATCCCCGCGCACCCCTTCGCCCCCGACGTCCGGCGCACGATCGGGTGGCTCGGATCGCTGCGGGCAGCGGCCGACCGGTTGCTGCCCGCCTCCCACGGCATCCGGCCCGACGACCAGGTGACCACCCTCGGCGACCTGGTGCGCGCCCGGATGGGCCGTCGGGTGCTGGACCGGCTGGTCCGCCCGGTGGTGGCCGGGGTGCACGCGGCCGAACCGGAGGCGATCGCCGCCGACGCGGTGGCGCCCGGACTGGTCGCGTCCGCTCGTGCCGCGGGATCGCTCAGCCTCGCCGTCCGGGCGCTGCGCGCGAACATCCCGGCCGGTTCCGCCGTCAGCTCGCTGTCCGGCGGGCTGCACACGCTGGTCGACGCCCTGGTCGAGGACGTGCGGGCCCGGGGCGGTGAGCTGCGCTGCGGCGCGGCCGTGACCGCCGTGCACCGGGTGCCCGGTGCCGCCAGGTTCCGGGTCGAGTCGCAGGGACACGTCCTGACCGCACCGCGCCTGGTGGTGGCCTCCCCCACAGCCACCACTCTGCTCACCGACGTGGCCCCCGACCTGGCCGGGCTGCACACCGACCCGGGTGCGGACATCGTGCTCGCCACCCTGGTGCTGGACGCCCCGGAACTGGACGGCCACCCGCGGGGAACCGGTGTGCTGGTCGCGCACGGCGTCCCGGAGGTGCGGGCCAAGGCGCTGACCCATGCCACCGCGAAGTGGCGCTGGCTCGCCGAGCTGGCCGGGCCCGGACGGCACGTGGTCCGCCTGTCCTACGGGCGGGCGGGCGAGGGCGCCCCGGACGTGCCGGCCGATCTGGACGGACTGACCGATCTGGCGCTGCGCGACGCGTCGTCGATCCTCGGCGTGGCCCTGGACCGCGACCGGCTCCGTGCCTCCGCCCGGGTCACCTGGCGGCAGGGACTGCCGGTGCCGAGCGCCGCCCACCGGGAGACGGTGCGCCGGGTGCGCGACGCGGTCTCCGAGGTGCCGGGCCTCGCGGTGGTGGGCGCCTGGGTGTCCGGGAACGGGCTCGCGTCGGTGGTGCCGGACGCCCGCCGGGTCGCGGCGGCCCTGGCCGAGGTCGACCCGTGGACCACCTCATCAGCCGCTTCGACAAGGAGAAATCGGTGA
- the hemC gene encoding hydroxymethylbilane synthase, producing the protein MPPPVRVGTRASQLALTQTGHVADALTRLGAGAHELVRIRTEGDRLTGSLTTLGGTGVFVTALRDALLADRCDVAVHSFKDLPTAAADGLVIAAVPPREDPRDALCARDGLTLATLPEGATVGTGSPRRAAQLLAARPDLRVVDIRGNVDTRLARALGAEADLDAVVLARAGLARLGRLDAISDTLPTDVMTPAPAQGALAVEVRAEVIGSGSPLALALALLDDPASRLAAFAERALLARLEAGCAAPVGAYAHLDPVQPTDASPQHPEAARSALSLTAVALRPDGTERLRHSDDVPLTGDPVIDAAEATALGERLAADLLADGAAELAGLSA; encoded by the coding sequence ATGCCCCCACCGGTCCGGGTCGGAACCCGTGCGTCCCAGCTTGCCCTGACCCAGACCGGGCACGTCGCGGACGCCCTGACCCGCCTCGGGGCCGGGGCGCACGAGCTGGTGCGGATCCGCACCGAGGGCGACCGGTTGACCGGGTCGCTGACCACCCTCGGCGGCACCGGGGTCTTCGTCACCGCGCTGCGGGACGCCCTGCTCGCCGACCGCTGCGACGTGGCGGTGCACTCCTTCAAGGACCTGCCCACCGCCGCGGCCGACGGTCTGGTGATCGCCGCCGTGCCGCCCCGGGAGGACCCGCGCGACGCGCTGTGCGCCCGGGACGGCCTCACCCTGGCGACCCTGCCGGAGGGTGCGACGGTCGGCACCGGATCGCCGCGCCGGGCCGCGCAGCTGCTGGCGGCCCGGCCGGACCTGCGGGTGGTCGACATCCGGGGCAACGTCGACACCCGGCTGGCCCGGGCACTCGGCGCCGAGGCCGACCTGGACGCCGTGGTGCTGGCCCGTGCCGGGCTGGCCCGGCTGGGACGACTGGACGCGATCAGCGACACCCTGCCCACCGACGTGATGACCCCGGCGCCGGCCCAGGGGGCGCTCGCGGTGGAGGTGCGGGCCGAGGTGATCGGCTCCGGCAGCCCGTTGGCACTGGCCCTGGCCCTGCTGGACGACCCGGCATCCCGATTGGCCGCCTTCGCCGAGCGCGCGCTGCTGGCCCGCCTGGAGGCGGGATGTGCCGCCCCGGTGGGTGCCTACGCCCACCTGGATCCGGTGCAGCCGACCGACGCCTCCCCGCAGCACCCGGAGGCGGCACGCTCCGCGCTGAGCCTCACCGCGGTGGCCCTGCGACCCGACGGGACGGAGCGCCTGCGGCACAGCGACGACGTTCCGCTGACCGGTGACCCGGTGATCGACGCCGCCGAGGCGACCGCCCTGGGCGAGCGCCTCGCCGCCGATCTGCTGGCCGACGGCGCCGCCGAGCTGGCGGGGCTGAGCGCGTGA
- a CDS encoding uroporphyrinogen-III synthase, with the protein MPETGLVPAPQGPLTGLRVLVPRETEGPDPLVIALLAAGAEPVVVPLIQTVPPEDPTELDDTLLAVQAGYYGWVGVTSAAAVPVLEDRAEETGTPLVDLLADVRVAAVGGSTARALRSVGVRVDVVPTGQSSARTLLRAWPPVDSQPEPRRVLLPLGDLAADTLAEGLRSHGWAVDVVTTYRTVPGPMPEPETRQEWAAGAIDAVLLTSGSTARNLVDLLGPVPDGVHLICIGDSTAAEALRAGLRVSAVAVEQSPSGLVAALIATVTGALS; encoded by the coding sequence ATGCCGGAGACCGGGCTGGTGCCCGCCCCGCAGGGTCCGCTGACCGGGCTGCGGGTGCTGGTGCCACGGGAGACCGAGGGCCCCGATCCGCTGGTGATCGCGCTGCTGGCCGCCGGTGCCGAACCGGTGGTGGTGCCGCTGATCCAGACGGTGCCGCCGGAGGATCCGACCGAGCTGGACGACACCCTGCTCGCGGTGCAGGCCGGGTACTACGGCTGGGTCGGTGTCACCAGCGCCGCCGCCGTCCCGGTGCTGGAGGACCGCGCCGAGGAGACCGGCACCCCGCTGGTCGACCTGCTCGCCGACGTCCGGGTGGCAGCGGTCGGCGGCTCCACCGCCCGTGCGCTGCGGTCGGTCGGGGTGCGGGTCGACGTGGTGCCGACCGGGCAGTCGTCGGCCCGGACCCTGCTCCGCGCCTGGCCGCCGGTCGACTCCCAGCCGGAACCGCGGCGCGTCCTGCTGCCGCTGGGCGACCTGGCCGCCGACACCCTGGCCGAAGGACTGCGCAGCCACGGCTGGGCGGTCGACGTGGTCACCACCTACCGCACCGTGCCGGGCCCGATGCCCGAACCGGAGACCCGCCAGGAGTGGGCAGCGGGCGCCATCGACGCCGTGCTGCTCACCTCCGGCAGCACCGCCCGCAACCTGGTCGACCTGCTCGGCCCGGTGCCGGACGGTGTCCACCTGATCTGCATCGGCGATTCCACGGCCGCCGAGGCACTGCGCGCGGGGCTGCGGGTGTCCGCGGTCGCCGTCGAGCAGTCGCCCAGCGGCCTGGTCGCCGCGCTGATCGCCACCGTGACTGGAGCGTTGTCATGA
- the hemB gene encoding porphobilinogen synthase, producing the protein MRRSVAETRLHPADLILPIFVKEGLAEPTPIVSMPGVMQHTRDSLKQAVAEAAAAGISAVNIFGVPAVRDAVGSGATDPDGVLNRAIADVRAEVGDALVVQADLCLDEFTDHGHCGVLAPDGTVDNDASLVRYSEMALAQAAAGAHMVAPSGMMDGQVAVIRDTLDAAGRSDVGVLAYSAKFASAFYGPFRDAVESTLEGDRRTYQMDSANRREALREVELDIAEGADVVMVKPAGPYLDVLAEVAAMSTVPVAAYQVSGEYAMIEAAAANGWIDRRRAITESVLGIRRAGADQVLTYWAVELAHWLREEWR; encoded by the coding sequence ATGCGCCGCTCGGTGGCCGAGACCCGGCTGCACCCGGCCGACCTGATCCTGCCGATCTTCGTCAAGGAGGGGCTGGCCGAGCCGACGCCGATCGTGTCGATGCCGGGGGTCATGCAGCACACCCGCGACTCGCTGAAGCAGGCGGTGGCCGAAGCGGCGGCCGCCGGGATCAGCGCGGTGAACATCTTCGGCGTGCCCGCGGTCCGCGACGCCGTCGGCTCCGGCGCCACCGACCCGGACGGCGTGCTGAACCGGGCGATCGCCGACGTGCGCGCCGAGGTCGGCGACGCCCTGGTGGTGCAGGCCGACCTGTGCCTGGACGAGTTCACCGATCACGGGCACTGCGGGGTGCTGGCCCCAGACGGCACCGTGGACAACGACGCCAGCCTGGTCCGGTACTCGGAGATGGCACTGGCGCAGGCCGCTGCCGGGGCCCACATGGTCGCGCCGAGCGGGATGATGGACGGCCAGGTCGCCGTCATCCGGGACACCCTGGACGCCGCCGGACGCAGCGATGTCGGCGTGCTGGCCTACTCCGCGAAGTTCGCCTCCGCGTTCTACGGCCCGTTCCGGGACGCGGTGGAGTCGACCCTGGAGGGCGACCGCCGGACCTACCAGATGGACTCGGCGAACCGGCGCGAGGCACTGCGCGAGGTCGAGCTGGACATCGCCGAGGGTGCGGACGTCGTGATGGTGAAGCCGGCCGGGCCGTACCTGGACGTGCTGGCCGAGGTCGCCGCGATGAGCACGGTGCCGGTCGCCGCGTACCAGGTGTCCGGTGAGTACGCGATGATCGAGGCCGCCGCAGCGAACGGCTGGATCGATCGGCGGCGCGCGATCACCGAGTCGGTGCTCGGCATCCGACGGGCCGGCGCCGACCAGGTGTTGACCTACTGGGCGGTCGAACTCGCCCACTGGCTGCGGGAGGAGTGGCGATGA
- the hemL gene encoding glutamate-1-semialdehyde 2,1-aminomutase gives MTGTNEELFERARGVVPGGVNSPVRAYGSVGGAPRFLTSARGAYVTDEDGREYVDLVGSWGPALLGHAHPAVLDAVHAAADRGLSFGAPTRTEIELAEAVRERVPAVERLRLVSTGTEATMTAIRLARGVTGRDRVIKFAGCYHGHVDSLLAAAGSGVATLALPGSAGVTAAVAAETIVLPYNDLAAVEAAFAEHGDSIAAIITEAAPANMGVVPPDPGFNAGLARIAHGHGALLIQDEVLTGFRVGPAGWWGLEAQPEGWSPDILTFGKVIGGGLPVAGLGGSATIMDHLAPVGPVYQAGTLSGNPVATAAGLATLRAANATVYAAVDAASTTVRTAVHEALSAAGVPHTVQVAGNLFSTVFGVDGGVRDYAGMLASESWRYPAFFHSLLSDGVYAAPSAFEAWFLSAAHDDAALDRVLTALPRAARAAAEATPPTA, from the coding sequence ATGACCGGCACGAACGAGGAGCTGTTCGAGCGAGCGCGGGGCGTCGTCCCCGGCGGGGTGAACTCGCCGGTGCGCGCCTACGGCTCGGTCGGTGGCGCGCCCCGGTTCCTGACCTCCGCGCGCGGTGCCTACGTCACCGACGAGGACGGCCGGGAGTACGTCGACCTGGTCGGTTCCTGGGGCCCGGCGCTGCTCGGCCACGCCCACCCGGCCGTGCTGGACGCCGTGCACGCCGCCGCCGACCGTGGTCTGAGCTTCGGCGCGCCGACCCGGACCGAGATTGAGCTGGCCGAGGCGGTGCGCGAGCGGGTACCCGCCGTGGAGCGGCTGCGCCTGGTGTCCACCGGCACCGAGGCGACCATGACCGCGATCCGGCTGGCCCGCGGGGTCACCGGCCGTGACCGGGTGATCAAGTTCGCCGGCTGCTACCACGGGCACGTCGACTCGCTGCTGGCGGCCGCCGGGTCCGGCGTCGCCACCCTGGCGCTGCCCGGGTCGGCCGGGGTCACCGCCGCGGTGGCAGCCGAGACCATCGTGCTGCCCTACAACGACCTCGCGGCCGTCGAGGCGGCCTTCGCCGAGCACGGCGACTCCATCGCGGCGATCATCACCGAGGCGGCTCCGGCCAACATGGGCGTGGTCCCGCCGGATCCCGGTTTCAACGCGGGTCTGGCCCGGATCGCGCACGGGCACGGTGCGCTGCTGATCCAGGACGAGGTGCTGACCGGCTTCCGGGTCGGCCCGGCGGGCTGGTGGGGGCTGGAGGCGCAGCCGGAGGGCTGGTCGCCGGACATCCTGACCTTCGGCAAGGTGATCGGTGGCGGGCTGCCGGTGGCCGGGCTCGGCGGCTCGGCCACGATCATGGACCACCTGGCACCGGTCGGGCCGGTGTACCAGGCGGGGACGCTCTCCGGGAACCCGGTGGCCACCGCCGCGGGACTGGCCACGCTGCGTGCCGCCAACGCCACGGTGTACGCCGCCGTCGACGCCGCCTCCACCACGGTGCGGACGGCGGTGCACGAGGCACTGTCCGCCGCCGGGGTGCCCCACACCGTCCAGGTCGCGGGCAACCTGTTCAGCACCGTCTTCGGGGTGGACGGGGGCGTCCGGGACTACGCCGGGATGCTCGCCTCCGAGTCCTGGCGCTACCCGGCGTTTTTCCACAGCCTGCTGTCCGACGGGGTGTACGCGGCGCCGTCGGCCTTCGAGGCGTGGTTCCTGTCCGCCGCGCACGATGACGCCGCCCTGGACCGAGTGCTCACCGCCCTGCCCCGCGCAGCCCGCGCCGCCGCGGAGGCCACACCCCCGACCGCCTGA
- a CDS encoding SipW-dependent-type signal peptide-containing protein, whose protein sequence is MTAQESHTTVDIRNRKRRSKGRLRAILAAVGVLGIGAAVTLAAWTDTEWIFGGSNTDTPIGTSVFEIEQNVYDGQSWQNRENWPTDATAGKLNFTVAATSLTPGAVVYAPVQLRAAPGSIGGTAVLNGAVAGPNTNAALFAALTYQVRTGVTQANCNAAGIGAGTTIVAAGQPLTANGTASFPIGAATNATTAGTPVDVCFQITMPSTATSSALQGQTVTPVWNFVATSS, encoded by the coding sequence ATGACTGCACAGGAATCGCACACGACCGTCGACATCCGGAACCGGAAGCGCCGCTCGAAGGGTCGCCTGCGGGCCATCCTGGCCGCGGTCGGGGTCCTGGGTATCGGCGCCGCCGTCACGCTGGCGGCCTGGACCGACACCGAGTGGATCTTCGGTGGTTCCAACACCGACACGCCGATCGGCACCTCGGTGTTCGAGATCGAACAGAACGTCTACGACGGTCAGAGCTGGCAGAACCGGGAGAACTGGCCCACCGACGCCACCGCCGGGAAGCTGAACTTCACCGTCGCCGCCACCTCGCTCACCCCGGGTGCAGTGGTCTACGCGCCGGTGCAGCTGCGGGCGGCGCCCGGGTCCATCGGCGGCACGGCGGTGTTGAACGGCGCGGTCGCGGGACCGAACACCAACGCCGCGCTCTTCGCCGCGCTCACCTACCAGGTCCGCACCGGTGTCACGCAGGCGAACTGCAACGCCGCCGGGATCGGGGCCGGCACCACGATCGTCGCCGCTGGGCAGCCGCTGACCGCCAACGGCACCGCCTCGTTCCCGATCGGTGCGGCCACCAACGCGACCACCGCGGGTACTCCGGTCGACGTCTGCTTCCAGATCACGATGCCGTCCACCGCGACCAGTTCGGCCTTGCAGGGCCAGACGGTGACGCCGGTGTGGAACTTCGTGGCGACCAGCTCGTGA
- a CDS encoding signal peptidase I, translated as MGSHRAPPTPGRAWRRAADLTREVLLTVAAIFGAICGLVIVLVVTLDLGVIVFRTGSMSPTIPTGSAAIVRTLPADQVAVGDVVTVPSPLGPLPVTHRVTSVEALPDGQTRLHLRGDANDAEDPFPYDVTEVRRVVAHAPGVGFALVRLDDPIVMGGVTVLVAGLILWALWPARGPEPSARELQPTSALLVLLAVAALTLGPTAAPAQAVGVPEPQPSATAPPAGGYPQADGVLALSSSLPPGADWSLSPGSDLPWRVTSAALPPAGADGAKGWLWVSLVAGGALVEQDDAVRLTLELCDAWALDGSCPAGRRDLPVPIEEGVVWLDRVPVGELTTERAQQVVVRIEVADALPDSAQGLDMYLGLRFDAFGDSVTIGEGGEVPGEPGGGEPGGGGPDSGGPGGGDPGPGGTDGAGGPGAVGGSGDASTAADPGGLGVTGSELRPATWAVAALLIGTVLFTLGRDRRAARRSGAADARHIDGHAARTEDGS; from the coding sequence GTGGGTTCGCACCGCGCACCACCGACACCCGGCCGGGCCTGGCGGCGTGCCGCCGATCTGACCCGCGAGGTGCTGCTGACCGTCGCCGCGATCTTCGGCGCGATCTGCGGCCTGGTCATCGTGCTGGTCGTGACGCTCGACCTCGGGGTGATCGTCTTCCGCACCGGGTCGATGAGTCCGACCATCCCCACCGGGTCGGCGGCCATCGTCCGCACGCTCCCGGCCGATCAGGTGGCCGTCGGCGATGTGGTCACGGTCCCGTCGCCGCTCGGTCCGCTGCCGGTCACCCACCGGGTCACCTCGGTCGAGGCGCTGCCCGACGGCCAGACCCGGCTGCACCTGCGGGGTGACGCCAACGATGCGGAGGATCCGTTCCCCTATGACGTCACCGAGGTGCGCCGGGTGGTGGCGCACGCGCCGGGTGTCGGGTTCGCCCTGGTCAGGCTGGACGACCCGATCGTGATGGGCGGTGTGACCGTGCTGGTCGCGGGGCTGATCCTGTGGGCGCTCTGGCCTGCCCGCGGGCCGGAGCCCTCGGCGCGGGAGCTCCAGCCGACATCGGCTCTGCTGGTCCTGCTCGCGGTCGCCGCGCTCACCTTGGGCCCGACGGCGGCACCGGCCCAGGCGGTCGGCGTCCCGGAGCCGCAACCCTCCGCCACCGCGCCGCCCGCGGGCGGTTACCCGCAGGCGGACGGGGTGCTCGCCCTGTCGTCGTCGCTGCCCCCCGGCGCCGACTGGTCGCTGTCCCCGGGCAGCGACCTGCCGTGGCGGGTGACCTCGGCGGCGCTGCCTCCGGCGGGCGCGGACGGCGCGAAGGGCTGGCTGTGGGTGAGCCTGGTGGCCGGGGGTGCCCTGGTGGAGCAGGACGACGCGGTGCGGCTGACCCTGGAGCTCTGCGACGCCTGGGCGCTCGACGGCAGCTGCCCCGCCGGTCGCCGTGACCTCCCCGTCCCGATCGAGGAGGGCGTGGTGTGGCTGGACCGGGTGCCGGTCGGCGAGCTGACCACCGAGCGGGCACAGCAGGTGGTGGTGCGGATCGAGGTGGCGGACGCGCTGCCGGACAGTGCCCAGGGACTGGACATGTACCTGGGGCTGCGGTTCGACGCCTTCGGGGACTCGGTGACCATCGGCGAGGGCGGCGAGGTGCCCGGTGAGCCGGGTGGGGGCGAACCTGGCGGCGGGGGGCCGGACAGCGGTGGTCCGGGCGGTGGCGATCCGGGGCCGGGTGGCACCGACGGGGCGGGCGGCCCGGGGGCCGTGGGCGGCTCCGGCGACGCCTCGACGGCGGCGGATCCGGGCGGCCTGGGGGTCACCGGGTCGGAGCTGCGTCCGGCGACGTGGGCGGTGGCGGCGCTGCTGATCGGGACGGTGCTGTTCACCCTCGGCCGCGACCGTCGCGCGGCGCGAAGGTCGGGAGCCGCCGACGCACGCCACATCGACGGGCACGCCGCGCGGACGGAGGACGGGTCATGA